A portion of the Micromonospora vinacea genome contains these proteins:
- a CDS encoding NAD kinase: MSRTALLVTHTGRRRSTEHARSVAADLIDAGFEVRVVADEADDLDLPGVVPVAGPQAAEGAEIVFALGGDGTFLRAAELARPAKAPLLGINLGKVGFLAEAEIDDLDTAVRDVVGRNYTVDERLTLDVTAEFDGGPTIESWALNEISIEKGERAQMLELLVDVDGRPLSRYGCDGVVCATPTGSTAYAFSGGGPVVWPEVEALLLVPISAHALFSRPLVTAPTSTFVITVDPFTTLAVLSCDGRRVYDLPPGARVTVRRGALPVRIVRLRPRPFTDRLVAKFGLPVHGWRGSRR, translated from the coding sequence ATGAGCCGGACCGCGCTGCTGGTGACGCACACCGGCCGTCGGCGCAGCACGGAACACGCCCGGTCGGTCGCCGCCGACCTGATCGACGCGGGTTTCGAGGTACGGGTGGTCGCCGACGAGGCCGACGACCTCGACCTGCCCGGCGTGGTGCCGGTCGCCGGCCCGCAGGCCGCCGAGGGCGCCGAGATCGTCTTCGCGCTCGGTGGAGACGGCACCTTTCTGCGCGCCGCCGAGCTGGCCCGGCCCGCGAAGGCGCCGCTGCTCGGCATCAACCTCGGCAAGGTGGGCTTCCTGGCGGAGGCGGAGATCGACGACCTGGACACCGCGGTCCGGGACGTCGTCGGCCGCAACTACACGGTCGACGAGCGGCTCACACTGGACGTCACCGCCGAGTTCGACGGTGGGCCGACCATCGAGTCCTGGGCGCTCAACGAGATCAGCATCGAGAAGGGCGAGCGGGCCCAGATGCTCGAGCTTCTCGTCGACGTGGACGGGCGGCCACTGTCGCGCTACGGCTGCGACGGTGTCGTCTGCGCCACCCCCACCGGCTCCACCGCGTACGCGTTCTCCGGTGGCGGCCCGGTGGTCTGGCCGGAGGTGGAAGCGCTGCTGCTGGTGCCGATCAGCGCGCACGCGCTGTTCAGCCGCCCGCTGGTCACGGCCCCGACGTCCACCTTCGTGATCACCGTGGACCCGTTCACCACCCTCGCCGTGCTCTCCTGCGACGGCCGGCGCGTCTACGACCTGCCACCCGGCGCGCGGGTGACGGTGCGACGGGGCGCCCTGCCGGTACGCATCGTGCGGCTGCGCCCCCGCCCGTTCACCGACCGGCTGGTGGCCAAGTTCGGCCTCCCCGTGCACGGGTGGCGCGGCAGCCGCCGGTGA
- a CDS encoding S8 family serine peptidase — MHWSPRWLAVGAIGALVVGVAAPASADPPARPTGPTSGTPTPHAAPVRVTLITGDQVELAPAAPGRVAATVRPGPGRERVIFQTLEVDGRLRVLPSDALPYVSSGVLDANLFDVQELAADGYGDAAQGALPLIVRYQEQAAGRVKPLAGATDARPLESINGAALRVGKGALGGLWTTLAGTPASRTTTAAAPRLGAGIARVWLDGRVRPTLEHSVPQIGAPTAWAAGRDGAGVKVAVLDTGVDATHPDLAGRIAEAQDFSGSGSARDGHGHGTHVAATIAGSGAASDGRRKGVAPGAQLLVGKVLDDGGSGFSSSIIAGMEWAAHSGAKVVSMSLGGDPTDGTDPMSQAVNDLTAETGALFVVAAGNSGAARTVGAPGAAAAALTVGAVDRADNLAEFSSRGPRLGDNGLKPEITAPGVGIVAARAAGTTMGTPVDDAYTTASGTSMATPHVAGAAAILAQEHPDWPAAKLKDALVSTTKANPALTVFEQGGGRVDVARALGQQVYASATADFGRISTGGTAVERTVTYTNGTKTAQTLRLALELRNLDTGAAEPDGVAVTSGEVTVPAGGSVAVPLRADPAKLGRGPHGGWLVATGTDGVAVRTPVGLTVSGPVHQLTIKLLDREGQPGLSPGLTVFGEQPESDFWGMWGGEGTLQVEEGPYVLTALLTHGVPLDEQMTQIIEPEVTVDRDITVVLDARKGTPVRIETPKPSEQRATLSYYVHRVLGNGRQIDHGVMAYSTVQQVNVTPTRQVRRGEFEFASRWQLVAPMVDATISGVSGPSDINLLGTSPAPTGRRKLPLVWAGTGTPAELTRVRGAAVLLSADPNRSEEEQVTAAAAAGAAAVLIVRPEDQSAWTVWRPTGERLPIPSMAVAYDDGQRLIAAARRGRATLDLTLTVDSPYLYDVWQVSKGRVPERVVHAVTSKNTAEVTASYGDVGAGWATEERFGWRPWQEYAWNDDQRMVRNGTTRQEFVSAGDNWWQHRVLHKQMFMQWGQLAGGLTEQPRRYAADDRVTETWHAPVIRPAVPASGAPVPTRTGDNLDLRVAEFVDAQGHYSVAGESEESDTVAARVSRDGQQIADLSDGWAPVPTTAGAARYRLDVTTQRSSDEWRYGTRTDTAWEFTSARPAGDAATPLSLLQVDYRVPADLLGTVRGNRSHQLGLTLRQPAGVPAPTGASVRVQVSFDGGVTWRNAPTTGSGTRYTATVPAGRGTVSLRVHAADRAGNTVDQTVLQAYGLR, encoded by the coding sequence ATGCACTGGTCCCCACGCTGGCTCGCCGTCGGCGCGATCGGCGCGTTGGTGGTCGGCGTCGCCGCACCGGCGTCCGCCGACCCGCCCGCCCGGCCCACCGGCCCCACATCGGGCACGCCCACCCCGCACGCGGCACCCGTCCGCGTCACCCTGATCACCGGCGACCAGGTCGAGCTCGCGCCCGCGGCGCCGGGCCGGGTCGCCGCCACCGTCCGTCCGGGACCCGGGCGCGAGCGGGTCATCTTCCAGACCCTGGAGGTCGACGGCCGGCTGCGGGTGCTGCCCAGCGACGCCCTGCCCTACGTCTCGAGCGGGGTCCTCGACGCCAACCTGTTCGACGTGCAGGAGTTGGCCGCCGACGGATACGGCGACGCTGCGCAGGGCGCGTTGCCGCTGATCGTTCGCTACCAGGAGCAGGCGGCCGGGCGGGTCAAGCCGCTTGCCGGTGCCACTGACGCCCGGCCGCTGGAGAGCATCAACGGCGCCGCGCTGCGGGTCGGCAAGGGCGCCCTCGGGGGCCTGTGGACCACGCTCGCCGGTACGCCGGCCAGCCGGACCACGACTGCCGCCGCGCCCCGGCTGGGTGCTGGCATCGCCCGTGTCTGGCTGGACGGGCGGGTCCGCCCGACGCTGGAGCACAGCGTGCCGCAGATCGGCGCCCCGACCGCCTGGGCCGCCGGGCGGGACGGTGCCGGCGTGAAGGTGGCGGTGCTCGACACCGGTGTCGACGCCACCCACCCCGACCTGGCCGGTCGAATCGCTGAGGCGCAGGACTTCTCCGGCAGCGGCAGCGCCCGTGACGGGCACGGCCACGGCACCCACGTGGCCGCCACCATCGCCGGCAGCGGGGCGGCGTCCGACGGGAGACGCAAGGGCGTCGCCCCGGGTGCGCAGCTGCTGGTCGGCAAGGTGCTCGACGACGGTGGCTCCGGCTTCAGCTCGTCCATCATCGCGGGCATGGAGTGGGCCGCCCACTCCGGCGCGAAGGTGGTCAGCATGAGCCTCGGTGGCGACCCCACCGACGGCACCGACCCGATGAGCCAGGCGGTGAACGACCTGACCGCCGAGACCGGCGCGCTCTTCGTGGTCGCCGCCGGCAACTCGGGCGCCGCGCGTACCGTCGGCGCGCCCGGCGCGGCCGCGGCGGCGCTCACCGTCGGCGCGGTGGACCGCGCCGACAACCTGGCGGAGTTCTCCAGCCGGGGCCCGCGCCTCGGCGACAACGGCCTCAAGCCCGAGATCACCGCGCCGGGCGTCGGCATTGTCGCCGCGCGGGCCGCCGGCACCACAATGGGTACGCCGGTGGACGACGCCTACACGACCGCGTCGGGCACGTCGATGGCCACTCCGCACGTGGCTGGAGCGGCGGCGATCCTCGCCCAGGAACACCCAGACTGGCCCGCCGCGAAACTCAAGGACGCGCTTGTCAGCACCACGAAGGCGAACCCGGCACTCACCGTCTTCGAGCAGGGTGGCGGTCGGGTCGACGTGGCGCGGGCGCTCGGGCAGCAGGTGTACGCCTCGGCCACCGCGGACTTCGGCCGGATCTCCACCGGCGGTACCGCGGTCGAGCGGACCGTGACGTACACCAACGGCACGAAGACCGCGCAGACACTGCGGCTGGCCCTGGAACTCCGCAACCTGGACACCGGAGCGGCCGAGCCCGACGGGGTCGCCGTGACCTCCGGCGAGGTGACAGTGCCGGCGGGCGGCAGCGTGGCCGTGCCGCTGCGCGCCGACCCGGCGAAGTTGGGCCGGGGCCCGCACGGTGGCTGGCTGGTGGCGACCGGCACGGACGGCGTCGCCGTGCGCACCCCGGTCGGGCTCACCGTCAGCGGTCCTGTGCACCAACTCACCATCAAGCTGCTCGACCGGGAGGGTCAGCCGGGCCTCTCGCCGGGGTTGACCGTCTTCGGTGAGCAGCCCGAGTCGGACTTCTGGGGCATGTGGGGTGGCGAGGGCACCCTGCAGGTCGAGGAGGGCCCGTACGTGCTGACCGCGCTGCTCACGCACGGCGTCCCCCTGGACGAGCAGATGACGCAGATCATCGAGCCGGAGGTGACCGTCGACCGGGATATCACCGTGGTGCTCGACGCGCGTAAGGGCACGCCGGTGCGGATCGAGACGCCGAAGCCCAGCGAGCAGCGGGCCACGCTCAGCTACTACGTGCACCGGGTTCTGGGCAACGGCCGGCAGATTGACCACGGTGTGATGGCCTACAGCACCGTTCAGCAGGTCAACGTGACGCCGACCCGCCAGGTGCGCCGGGGCGAGTTCGAGTTCGCCTCACGGTGGCAGCTCGTCGCGCCCATGGTGGACGCGACGATCAGCGGGGTGTCCGGTCCGTCGGACATCAACCTGCTGGGCACGTCACCGGCGCCGACCGGTCGGCGGAAGCTGCCGCTGGTCTGGGCCGGCACCGGCACCCCCGCCGAGCTGACCCGGGTGCGGGGCGCCGCCGTGCTGCTCAGCGCCGACCCGAACCGCTCCGAGGAGGAGCAGGTGACCGCCGCCGCGGCAGCCGGCGCCGCCGCGGTCCTGATCGTCCGGCCGGAGGACCAGAGCGCGTGGACGGTCTGGCGGCCCACCGGAGAGCGGCTGCCGATCCCGTCGATGGCAGTGGCGTACGACGACGGGCAGCGGCTGATCGCGGCAGCGCGCAGGGGCCGGGCGACGCTGGACCTGACGCTGACCGTGGACAGCCCCTACCTGTACGACGTGTGGCAGGTGTCGAAGGGTCGGGTGCCGGAGCGTGTCGTGCACGCGGTGACCTCGAAGAACACCGCCGAGGTGACCGCGAGCTACGGCGACGTGGGTGCGGGCTGGGCAACCGAGGAGCGGTTCGGCTGGCGTCCGTGGCAGGAGTACGCCTGGAACGACGACCAGCGCATGGTCCGCAACGGCACCACCCGTCAGGAGTTCGTCAGCGCCGGCGACAACTGGTGGCAGCATCGGGTGCTGCACAAGCAGATGTTCATGCAGTGGGGGCAGTTGGCCGGTGGTCTGACCGAGCAGCCCCGCCGCTACGCCGCCGACGACCGGGTGACCGAGACCTGGCACGCGCCGGTGATCCGCCCGGCCGTTCCGGCCAGCGGTGCGCCGGTGCCCACGCGCACCGGTGACAACCTGGATCTGCGGGTGGCCGAATTCGTCGACGCGCAGGGCCACTACAGCGTGGCCGGCGAGAGCGAGGAGTCGGACACCGTCGCGGCGCGGGTCAGCCGCGACGGGCAGCAGATCGCGGACCTCTCCGACGGCTGGGCGCCCGTGCCCACCACCGCCGGGGCGGCCCGCTACCGCCTGGACGTGACCACCCAGCGCTCCTCGGACGAGTGGCGCTACGGCACGCGGACCGACACGGCCTGGGAGTTCACCTCGGCCCGACCGGCGGGCGACGCCGCCACGCCGTTGTCGCTGCTCCAGGTCGACTACCGGGTGCCGGCCGACCTGCTCGGCACGGTACGCGGCAACCGGTCGCACCAGCTCGGGCTGACCCTGCGGCAGCCGGCCGGAGTGCCGGCGCCGACCGGCGCCAGCGTCCGGGTGCAGGTCTCCTTCGACGGGGGCGTCACCTGGCGCAACGCGCCGACCACGGGGTCGGGCACCCGGTACACCGCTACCGTGCCGGCGGGGCGCGGAACGGTGTCGCTGCGGGTGCACGCCGCCGACCGGGCCGGGAACACCGTCGACCAGACGGTGCTCCAGGCGTACGGGCTGCGCTGA